One Amaranthus tricolor cultivar Red isolate AtriRed21 chromosome 10, ASM2621246v1, whole genome shotgun sequence genomic window carries:
- the LOC130826049 gene encoding disease resistance protein At4g27190-like isoform X4, with product MKEISGAKYKRSYYRCFFRGCHATKIVQRSDDCNNFKVTYRGTHTCCFVAKNTPASSSEATESISYGAASNETSETYFNGSNSSYSIQNCIKESNLMPSTFTTIWDWDKDLLLNWEESEACYDIHNAGVSGEVRQEESILSSSALIQSNKPVLAESMFSRTEYIFATPHLKRKELSSFSPQCSSVNSSGSVDSNLQKLFSACQDVKVRKIGFYGTGGVGKTTAMKAFFLHYDSKRLFDFVLWVTIPRHFSRRMIQNALSKQLSLEIPNIKSDDEVAMILHQTLLAKKFILFLEDVWEYVDLLKIGIPIGNLQYNYMIILTATSVSICKAMEVDRIIKAEPLPGEESWKLFRFNVGEVLDNQCIEHYGRVIVGECYGLPLTIKVVGRALRMDSCIFSWKRALQDILLTDPLQVLKLGYDRLNADDMKSCFLYSALFIGCKTVRIPSLVEYLVDEGLFYGSMKRGHDVLKNLCNVSLLECSDGLMVEMHDLLCDLALKILSDVNGFQMLLNRYVKSILPLGTFLSTKRAESSSLDSHVSILRACEGFNESPSKKEWENAKMVFSMDNPLLILPERPACSKMLILFLQRNSRLRSIPSSFFDNMSSLQILNLSKTRIKSLPKSVSKLEHMQVLILRNCERLLFLPSEIGALKHLLVLDVHGTEICHLPDQVGELLCLVHLQVRFYGSMDQDECTMLPSQLISKGIIAKLVRLRELSIIVYPGDLRWTKIALELTREVSNLKLCSLSFHFPEINHLEYFMNVSPAWLHRTLDRFNFIVGHDVKRVVSHVSSELENEFNQQDRCLRFVDGQDAPDAIKKIFSQATAFYLDHHLSAYSLTHFGLYTMDNLKFCIVRDCPKLKTVINSKNLTGSVFRSLEILSIHYSWNLSRIWVGPIPPGSCLMLRQLSVHSCPKLEFILSASMVAVLPNLEELIVADCQSLKSVVTNEDQISADDDTIDSDHFEPYNADAKDPMEVDTFNVAELKIKVMKLHYLPKLVNIWSDGDLPCLVYVNIYNCPRLQNLNLKSPVEITLKEIKAETAWWDHLEWDDPALPAKLQGCVKDIQSDDIWGTV from the exons ATGAAAGAAATTTCAGGAGCAAAGTACAAGAG GAGCTATTATAGGTGCTTCTTTCGTGGATGTCATGCCACTAAGATAGTGCAAAGATCTGACGATTGCAATAATTTTAAGGTCACGTACAGGGGTACACATACTTGCTGTTTCGTAGCCAAGAATACTC CAGCAAGCAGCAGTGAGGCAACAGAATCAATATCTTATGGAGCCGCAAGCAACGAGACATCAGAAACATATTTCAATGGATCTAATTCCTCGTATTCTATTCAAAATTGCATAAAAGAATCAAATCTAATGCCGTCGACTTTTACTACAATTTGGGACTGGGACAAAGATTTATTGCTAAACTGGGAGGAAAGTGAAGCATGCTATGATATTCATAATGCTGGTGTAAGTGGTGAAGTTAGACAAGAAGAGTCTATTTTGTCATCTTCTGCTCTTATACAGTCAAATAAGCCAGTTTTAGCTGAATCAATGTTCAGCAGAACTGAATACATTTTCGCGACTCCGCACTTGAAGAGAAAAGAACTGTCTTCTTTTTCTCCACAATGTTCATCAGTAAATTCTAGTGGATCCGTGGATAGCAACTTGCAAAAGCTATTTTCAGCTTGTCAGGATGTAAAAGTCAGGAAGATTGGATTTTATGGAACTGGTGGTGTAGGAAAAACCACAGCAATGAAGGCattttttttgcactatgattcaAAGAGATTGTTTGACTTTGTCCTTTGGGTGACTATACCAAGACACTTTTCTAGAAGAATGATACAGAATGCATTAAGCAAACAATTATCTTTAGAAATACCGAATATCAAGTCTGACGATGAAGTTGCTATGATCCTTCATCAAACTCTTCTTGCAAAAAAGTTCATTTTGTTTCTAGAAGATGTTTGGGAGTATGTGGATCTGCTAAAGATCGGAATTCCTATTGGCAATCTACAATACAACTATATGATAATTTTGACGGCCACATCAGTTTCTATTTGCAAAGCCATGGAGGTGGATAGAATCATTAAAGCAGAGCCGCTCCCTGGGGAAGAATCATGGAAATTGTTCCGATTTAATGTTGGCGAAGTCTTGGATAATCAATGTATTGAGCATTATGGTCGAGTTATTGTGGGTGAGTGTTATGGTTTGCCTTTGACGATCAAAGTTGTTGGAAGAGCCTTAAGAATGGATAGCTGTATTTTCTCATGGAAGCGTGCACTGCAGGATATATTATTGACTGATCCTCTTCAGGTACTCAAACTTGGATATGATAGACTAAACGCAGATGATATGAAAAGTTGCTTTCTGTATTCTGCCTTATTCATAGGATGCAAAACTGTGAGGATTCCTTCTCTGGTTGAGTACTTGGTCGATGAAGGACTTTTTTACGGGAGTATGAAAAGAGGACATGATGTTCTAAAGAATCTTTGTAACGTCTCTCTGTTGGAGTGCAGCGATGGCTTGATGGTTGAAATGCATGACCTTCTATGTGATTTGGCATTAAAAATACTGTCAGATGTGAATGGGTTCCAAATGTTGTTGAATCGTTATGTAAAGTCAATATTGCCACTGGGAACCTTTCTGTCTACTAAAAGAGCTGAGAGCTCATCTTTGGATAGTCACGTATCTATTCTAAGAGCTTGCGAGGGTTTCAATGAATCACCATCAAAGAAAGAATGGGAAAATGCAAAGATGGTATTTTCGATGGATAATCCATTATTAATTTTACCCGAAAGGCCCGCCTGCTCAAAAATGTTGATACTTTTCCTTCAAAGAAATAGCAGGTTGAGATCCATACCTTCGTCTTTCTTTGATAACATGTCTTCTCTTCAAATTCTGAACCTGTCAAAAACCAGAATAAAGTCGTTGCCAAAGTCTGTCTCAAAATTAGAACACATGCAGGTATTGATTCTTCGAAACTGTGAGCGTTTACTCTTTCTTCCCTCTGAAATTGGGGCTCTCAAACATCTCTTAGTTCTTGATGTACACGGAACAGAAATATGCCATTTGCCTGATCAAGTTGGTGAGCTGCTTTGTTTAGTTCACTTACAAGTTCGCTTCTATGGATCCATGGATCAGGATGAATGTACAATGCTGCCTTCACAATTGATATCCAAGGGAATAATTGCCAAACTTGTTCGGTTAAGGGAGCTTAGCATCATTGTGTATCCAGGAGATTTGCGATGGACAAAAATTGCATTAGAGCTAACAAGAGAAGTGAGCAATTTGAAACTGTGTTCCCTGTCTTTCCACTTTCCTGAAATAAATCATCTTGAGTACTTCATGAATGTAAGTCCAGCTTGGCTGCATCGAACATTGGATCGTTTCAATTTTATCGTGGGCCATGATGTCAAGCGTGTTGTTTCTCATGTTTCTTCAGAACTAGAAAACGAGTTTAATCAGCAAGACCGTTGCTTAAGGTTTGTTGATGGTCAGGATGCTCCTGATGCAATCAAGAAAATTTTTTCACAAGCTACAGCATTCTACTTGGATCATCACCTAAGTGCTTACTCCTTGACGCATTTCGGATTATATACTATGGATAATTTGAAGTTTTGCATAGTGAGGGATTGTCCAAAATTGAAAACAGTGATAAACAGCAAAAACCTGACAGGAAGTGTTTTCAGATCCCTGGAGATCTTGAGCATCCACTATTCTTGGAATTTAAGTCGGATCTGGGTGGGTCCCATTCCACCTGGAAGCTGTTTGATGCTTAGACAATTGTCAGTGCACTCTTGCCCAAAACTGGAATTCATTCTGTCTGCTTCCATGGTTGCTGTTCTTCCCAACCTTGAGGAGTTGATTGTTGCGGACTGTCAATCCTTGAAAAGTGTTGTCACCAACGAGGATCAGATTTCTGCTGATGATGACACCATTGACAGTGACCATTTCGAGCCTTATAATGCCGATGCAAAAGACCCTATGGAGGTTGACACTTTTAATGTTGCGGAGCTTAAGATAAAGGTTATGAAGCTTCATTATCTTCCCAAATTGGTAAACATTTGGAGCGATGGTGATTTGCCTTGCTTAGTGTACGTCAATATATATAACTGTCCTCGACTGCAAAATCTCAATCTGAAGTCTCCTGTTGAGATCACCTTAAAGGAGATCAAAGCCGAAACAGCCTGGTGGGATCATTTGGAGTGGGATGATCCTGCATTGCCTGCTAAACTTCAAGGCTGCGTTAAGGATATCCAGAGTGATGATATATGGGGCACGGTATAG